The proteins below come from a single Leptolyngbya iicbica LK genomic window:
- a CDS encoding glutamine synthetase III family protein, whose translation MSGNAARVQAIHQITNRKPTPPKSPERLEEIWAENVFNLQKMQASLPKAVFKSIKKTIMTGEKLDASVADSVATAMRDWAMAKGALYYAHVFYPMTNLTAEKHDGFISVQGDGSVISEFSGKVLVQGEPDGSSFPNGGIRDTFEARGYTAWDVTSPAYIMETDNGSTLCIPTVFVSWTGEALDKKVPLLRSIAAMDKAARKVLTLLGNDEVAPVNSSCGAEQEYFLVDANFASQRPDLLLAGRTLFGKAPAKGQEFDDHYFGAIPERVQVYMQDVEETLYKLGIPAKTRHNEVAPGQFEIAPFFEAANVASDHQQMIMTVLKCKAKEHGFVCLLHEKPFAGINGSGKHVNWSVGNATQGNLLDPGDSPHDNAQFLVFCGAVIRGVHKYGPLMRAAIATASNDHRLGANEAPPAIMSVYLGTQLEEVFDQIKTGSVSESKHKGVMDLGLSSVPPLSKDAGDRNRTSPFAFTGNRFEFRAVGSNQSVAGPLIVLNTILADSLEWVGNRLESELGKGTELNSAIITVLKEVMELHGNVIFGGNGYSEEWHTMAVNERGLANLPTTADALPVLKEEYIEDLFKKTGVLTPVELESRFEVYAEQYILSIEVEAKLVINMAKTMIYPAAVEYLSKLSSTITSLSSLGVSLEASSAQTVANLASAMMKDVSALSEALATHDFATTEDHMKHCAFTVRPLMDQVRESGDALEGEIADSFWPLPTYQEMLFIK comes from the coding sequence ATGAGCGGAAATGCAGCTCGGGTTCAGGCGATTCATCAAATCACTAACCGCAAACCGACGCCACCTAAATCTCCCGAGCGTTTGGAAGAGATCTGGGCCGAGAATGTTTTTAACTTGCAAAAGATGCAGGCGAGCTTACCCAAAGCGGTCTTCAAATCGATCAAAAAGACCATCATGACGGGCGAAAAGCTGGATGCCTCCGTAGCCGACTCGGTAGCAACGGCCATGCGCGACTGGGCAATGGCCAAAGGGGCGCTGTATTACGCTCACGTGTTTTATCCTATGACTAACCTCACCGCCGAAAAGCATGATGGCTTTATCTCGGTGCAGGGAGATGGCAGCGTTATTTCAGAATTTTCTGGCAAGGTGCTAGTCCAGGGAGAACCGGATGGCTCATCCTTTCCCAATGGTGGCATTCGCGATACGTTTGAGGCGCGAGGGTACACCGCTTGGGATGTGACCAGCCCAGCTTACATCATGGAGACAGACAACGGTTCGACCCTCTGCATTCCTACCGTATTCGTTTCTTGGACGGGGGAAGCTCTGGATAAGAAGGTGCCTTTGTTGCGCTCGATCGCCGCGATGGACAAAGCGGCTCGTAAGGTCCTGACGCTACTGGGCAACGACGAAGTCGCCCCGGTGAACTCCAGCTGCGGTGCGGAACAAGAATACTTTTTGGTGGATGCCAACTTTGCCAGCCAGCGCCCTGATTTGCTGTTGGCAGGACGGACGCTGTTTGGTAAGGCCCCGGCGAAAGGCCAAGAATTTGATGATCACTACTTTGGGGCGATTCCCGAACGAGTGCAAGTCTATATGCAAGACGTAGAGGAAACCCTTTACAAGTTAGGGATTCCGGCCAAAACCCGGCACAACGAAGTGGCTCCTGGTCAGTTTGAAATTGCGCCGTTCTTTGAAGCCGCCAACGTCGCCAGTGATCACCAGCAGATGATCATGACGGTGCTCAAGTGCAAAGCCAAAGAGCACGGCTTTGTGTGTCTGCTACATGAGAAGCCCTTTGCGGGCATCAACGGTTCGGGTAAGCACGTTAACTGGTCGGTGGGCAATGCCACCCAGGGCAATTTGCTAGATCCCGGCGATTCTCCCCATGACAATGCGCAGTTTCTAGTATTTTGTGGAGCCGTGATTCGGGGTGTCCATAAGTATGGCCCCCTGATGCGAGCGGCGATCGCGACCGCCAGCAACGACCACCGCCTCGGCGCGAACGAAGCGCCACCCGCGATCATGTCGGTTTACCTCGGCACTCAGCTCGAAGAAGTTTTTGATCAGATCAAAACCGGCTCAGTCTCGGAGTCGAAGCACAAAGGCGTGATGGATCTGGGGCTGAGTTCTGTACCGCCCTTGAGTAAGGATGCGGGCGATCGCAACCGCACCTCACCCTTTGCCTTTACGGGTAACCGCTTTGAGTTCCGGGCCGTGGGCTCTAACCAGTCCGTAGCCGGGCCACTGATTGTCCTTAACACCATACTGGCCGACTCGCTAGAGTGGGTGGGCAATCGCCTCGAAAGCGAACTTGGCAAAGGCACCGAACTCAACAGCGCCATCATCACCGTACTGAAGGAAGTGATGGAACTGCACGGCAACGTGATCTTTGGCGGCAACGGCTATTCCGAAGAGTGGCACACCATGGCGGTAAATGAGCGGGGACTCGCCAACCTCCCCACGACTGCCGATGCGCTGCCCGTCCTCAAAGAGGAGTACATCGAAGATCTATTTAAGAAGACGGGCGTGCTCACCCCGGTAGAGCTAGAAAGCCGCTTTGAAGTCTACGCTGAGCAGTACATCCTCTCCATTGAGGTGGAAGCTAAGCTCGTTATCAACATGGCAAAAACGATGATTTACCCCGCCGCAGTGGAGTATCTCTCTAAACTGTCGTCAACTATCACGAGCCTTTCTAGCCTCGGTGTGAGTTTGGAGGCGAGTAGTGCCCAAACGGTGGCTAATCTCGCAAGCGCCATG